One Pseudomonadota bacterium DNA window includes the following coding sequences:
- a CDS encoding phosphate transport system regulatory protein PhoU translates to AVTAGRHLERIADHATNIAEDVIYLIDAEIVRHTPEVYNEEP, encoded by the coding sequence GGCGGTCACCGCCGGTCGGCATCTGGAAAGAATAGCCGATCACGCGACCAATATCGCTGAAGACGTGATCTATCTGATCGATGCCGAGATCGTCAGGCACACCCCTGAGGTTTACAACGAAGAACCGTGA